In Flavobacterium sp. WV_118_3, one DNA window encodes the following:
- a CDS encoding carboxypeptidase-like regulatory domain-containing protein — protein MRKILFFLLFLSISSRAQIRGTVVNETQQPVSYVNIWVEDENNGTTADVNGDFTIFEKNPEKVLVFSALGYETTKVKGTEAAKVVLKQRPLQLQEVVITGKKSNKTTTVGDYKKGGINHFFSSGKNPWIVARYFPFDANSAKTPYLKELMIMTDSEVDPATFLLHFYDVAEDGSPGKDLTDKNLIIEAAKGKQNTVVQLDGYNLEIGKEGLFVAVEWLIIDGNKYDFKTAVKDAASGSYTVSNFSGIRYEPRIGTVPSEESTSWRFTMGRWSRFDKPIQSGIKKYNNKFNELAIKLTLTN, from the coding sequence ATGAGGAAAATCTTATTTTTTCTGCTGTTTCTTTCGATAAGTAGTCGGGCACAAATCCGTGGAACAGTCGTTAACGAAACCCAACAACCGGTTTCCTATGTTAATATCTGGGTTGAAGATGAAAATAACGGAACTACGGCCGATGTGAACGGAGATTTTACTATTTTCGAAAAAAATCCGGAGAAGGTTTTAGTATTCAGTGCATTGGGGTATGAAACAACGAAAGTAAAAGGTACCGAAGCGGCAAAAGTGGTTTTAAAGCAGCGTCCGTTACAGCTTCAGGAAGTGGTGATTACCGGAAAGAAAAGCAATAAAACGACAACCGTTGGCGATTATAAAAAAGGAGGGATTAACCATTTCTTTTCCAGTGGAAAAAATCCGTGGATTGTAGCGCGCTATTTTCCGTTTGATGCGAACAGTGCCAAAACACCCTACCTTAAGGAATTGATGATCATGACCGACTCAGAAGTGGATCCGGCAACATTTCTCCTGCATTTTTATGACGTGGCAGAAGATGGAAGTCCGGGGAAAGATCTGACCGATAAAAATCTGATCATCGAAGCGGCAAAAGGAAAACAAAACACCGTGGTACAACTGGACGGCTATAATTTGGAAATTGGAAAAGAGGGCCTGTTTGTTGCCGTCGAATGGCTTATTATCGACGGAAACAAATACGATTTTAAAACAGCTGTAAAAGATGCGGCTTCGGGAAGTTATACCGTTAGTAACTTTTCCGGAATCCGATACGAACCCAGAATAGGAACAGTACCGTCTGAAGAAAGTACTTCCTGGCGGTTTACGATGGGACGATGGTCGCGATTTGACAAACCGATACAATCGGGAATAAAGAAGTATAACAACAAGTTTAATGAACTTGCGATAAAGTTAACTTTAACAAACTAA
- a CDS encoding GH3 auxin-responsive promoter family protein, producing the protein MSIKSIIAKILAGKIYKNTQKWADNPVATQQKIFWELIRSAQNTQFGKDHQFESFTSVADFQKQVPVRDYEQLRPYIDKMLTGEADVLWKGKPLYLAKTSGTTSGAKYIPLTKESMPYHIEAARNAILHYIHETGNASFVDGKMIFLQGSPVLDEKNGIKLGRLSGIVAHYVPKYLQKNRMPSWETNCIEDWETKVDAIVEETFHEDMAVISGIPSWVQMYFEKLKEKGNKPVGEIFKNFNLFIYGGVNYEPYRAKFENLIGRKVDSIELFPASEGFFAYQDTQKEKGMLLLLNSGIFYEFIKSDEFFQENPKRYTIGEVELGINYVLIISTNAGLWSYNIGDTIQFTSLKPYRVIVSGRIKHYISAFGEHVIGKEVEAALQEAMENTDVRVNEFTVAPQITPTEGLPYHEWLIEFEQEPEDLGVFEQKLDKAMRTQNVYYDDLISGNVLRTVVVTKVSKNAFQEYMKSEGKLGGQNKLPRLSNDRKIADKLRKA; encoded by the coding sequence ATGTCGATAAAATCGATCATCGCTAAAATACTAGCTGGAAAAATTTATAAGAATACCCAAAAATGGGCGGATAATCCGGTTGCAACCCAACAAAAAATATTTTGGGAACTGATTCGTTCGGCTCAAAACACCCAATTTGGAAAAGACCATCAGTTTGAGTCATTCACATCGGTAGCCGATTTCCAAAAACAGGTTCCGGTTCGCGATTATGAACAACTGCGACCGTATATCGACAAAATGTTAACCGGTGAGGCCGACGTATTATGGAAAGGAAAACCCTTATACCTGGCCAAAACGTCAGGAACGACATCTGGCGCAAAATATATTCCGCTAACCAAAGAATCGATGCCGTATCATATTGAAGCGGCACGGAATGCAATTTTACATTATATCCACGAAACCGGAAACGCGTCGTTTGTAGACGGCAAAATGATTTTTTTGCAGGGAAGTCCGGTATTGGACGAGAAAAACGGAATCAAACTCGGCCGACTTTCGGGAATTGTAGCGCACTATGTTCCGAAATACTTACAAAAAAACCGGATGCCAAGCTGGGAAACCAATTGTATTGAAGATTGGGAAACCAAAGTCGACGCGATAGTAGAGGAGACCTTCCACGAAGACATGGCGGTCATCTCCGGAATTCCGTCGTGGGTACAAATGTATTTTGAAAAGCTAAAAGAAAAAGGCAACAAACCGGTAGGTGAAATCTTTAAAAACTTTAACCTGTTTATCTACGGTGGTGTGAATTACGAACCCTATCGGGCGAAATTCGAAAACCTGATCGGACGGAAAGTCGACAGTATCGAACTATTTCCGGCTTCCGAAGGCTTTTTTGCCTATCAGGATACGCAGAAAGAAAAAGGAATGTTACTGTTGTTGAACTCGGGGATTTTTTATGAGTTTATCAAAAGTGACGAATTTTTCCAGGAAAACCCAAAACGCTATACCATAGGCGAAGTAGAACTGGGAATCAATTATGTTTTGATCATTTCTACAAACGCCGGATTATGGTCGTATAATATTGGTGACACGATTCAGTTTACGAGCTTGAAACCGTATCGGGTAATTGTCTCGGGACGCATCAAACATTATATTTCTGCATTTGGGGAACACGTGATCGGAAAAGAAGTGGAAGCCGCTTTACAAGAAGCGATGGAAAATACCGATGTTCGGGTTAATGAATTTACCGTAGCGCCGCAAATCACACCAACCGAGGGCTTACCGTATCACGAATGGCTGATTGAATTTGAACAGGAACCGGAAGACCTGGGCGTATTTGAACAAAAACTGGACAAAGCCATGCGAACCCAAAACGTTTATTACGACGATTTGATTTCCGGAAATGTATTGCGAACCGTGGTTGTGACAAAAGTAAGCAAGAATGCTTTTCAGGAATATATGAAATCCGAAGGAAAACTGGGCGGACAAAATAAACTGCCACGACTTTCGAACGACCGTAAAATAGCGGATAAATTAAGGAAAGCATAA
- a CDS encoding SdpI family protein — MEWTTNLLQLPLLCGGIFILAGLIQYCFPPKKINSLYGYRTSSSMKSQERWQFAQKYSAIELIKSGVVLMLLAMTPLLLPVLKNSEFAISMALVLLFVFILIYRTEKALKKKFADNSK, encoded by the coding sequence ATGGAGTGGACAACAAATCTGTTACAATTACCTTTATTATGCGGTGGAATTTTTATCCTTGCCGGATTGATTCAGTATTGTTTTCCGCCTAAAAAAATAAACAGCCTATACGGTTACCGTACATCAAGCTCGATGAAGTCGCAGGAACGATGGCAATTTGCGCAAAAATATTCCGCAATAGAATTGATCAAAAGTGGAGTTGTATTGATGTTACTGGCGATGACACCGTTGTTGTTACCCGTGCTGAAGAATAGTGAATTCGCTATCAGTATGGCGCTGGTATTGCTTTTTGTTTTTATCCTGATATACCGAACCGAAAAAGCATTGAAAAAAAAGTTTGCCGATAATTCTAAATAA
- a CDS encoding M23 family metallopeptidase yields MSAKRLKRQLLKKKLFNKNRLVILNEDTFEEIFSLKLNLMNVFVSLTVSTIFLITATTFIIAFTPLREYIPGYSSTKLKKEATQLAIKSDSLEQVMRQNNLYVESIKKVLTGNLDYARLNKDSIKVEDKTAEVADLNPSQTDLKLREQVRLEDKYNVFEKAKPRVNLVLLPPVKGHIVEKYNAKNKHYNISIALAKNTPIKSIANGTVIFSDWTPTNGQVIIIRHNDGILSVYKRAASLTKSEGDVVKSGEVIALAGITGTYPDVQLHFELWKDGYPIDPTQFIDFE; encoded by the coding sequence ATGTCTGCGAAGCGACTAAAACGACAGCTTTTAAAAAAGAAATTATTCAATAAAAACCGATTGGTTATATTGAATGAAGATACGTTTGAAGAGATATTTTCTCTGAAGTTAAATCTGATGAACGTTTTTGTGAGTCTCACCGTATCTACGATATTCCTGATTACTGCAACCACGTTTATTATTGCCTTTACACCCTTGCGGGAATATATTCCGGGTTATTCATCGACCAAACTTAAAAAGGAGGCCACACAACTGGCTATAAAATCCGATTCGCTGGAACAGGTGATGCGGCAGAACAACCTGTATGTGGAGTCGATTAAAAAAGTGCTTACCGGTAATTTGGATTATGCCCGGTTAAACAAAGATTCCATAAAAGTAGAAGACAAAACCGCTGAAGTTGCCGATCTGAATCCGTCGCAAACCGATTTAAAACTACGGGAACAGGTTCGCCTGGAAGACAAATACAATGTTTTTGAAAAAGCCAAACCCAGGGTAAATCTGGTTTTATTACCACCGGTAAAAGGTCATATTGTAGAAAAATACAATGCAAAAAACAAACATTATAATATCAGTATCGCTCTGGCGAAGAACACACCAATCAAATCGATTGCAAACGGCACCGTAATTTTTTCCGACTGGACGCCAACCAACGGACAGGTGATCATCATCAGACATAACGACGGAATTCTTTCGGTTTATAAACGAGCGGCATCTTTAACCAAATCGGAAGGAGACGTGGTTAAATCGGGAGAAGTGATAGCTTTGGCCGGAATTACCGGAACCTATCCGGATGTACAATTACACTTTGAACTCTGGAAAGACGGTTATCCGATCGATCCGACGCAGTTTATTGATTTTGAATAA
- the tatA gene encoding twin-arginine translocase TatA/TatE family subunit, with translation MGKLGATEIILIVVVIVLLFGGKKIPELMKGLGSGIKEFKNAAKDDQPSAPKKDETKE, from the coding sequence ATGGGAAAGCTTGGTGCAACAGAAATAATCCTGATCGTAGTGGTAATTGTACTTTTATTCGGTGGTAAAAAAATTCCTGAACTAATGAAAGGTTTGGGTTCCGGAATTAAAGAATTCAAAAATGCGGCTAAAGACGATCAACCTTCCGCTCCTAAGAAAGACGAAACCAAAGAGTAA
- a CDS encoding Tex family protein, which produces MTNIAYILKHVSTAPKNIESTLQLLAEDCTIPFIARYRKDKTGNLDEVVIEQIAKLDAAFEAIIKRKEAILKSIEEQEALTPELEQKISNSFDLNELEDFYLPYKKKRKTKADVARENGLEPLAKIIMAQNADDLDYIASKYLNDKVANEDEALQGARDIVAEWINENMYIRKNLRRMFQRKAVIETKVIKAKKDEEGAKKFEQYFEWSEPITKAPSHRLLAMLRAEKEGYIKLKVDIEQEEALEFIEENIIKNKKDTATHLKKAIGDSYKRLLEPAISNETLQEAKAKADASSIQVFAGNLNQLLLAPPLGEKRILAIDPGFRTGCKVVCLDEKGDLLYNETIFPHAPQNETAMAMKKIRSMVNSYKIDAISIGNGTASRETEFFIKKIAFDKPIQVFVVSEAGASVYSASKIARDEFPNYDVTVRGAVSIGRRLSDPLAELVKIDPKSIGVGQYQHDVDQTQLKSELDTVVTRCVNSVGINLNTASKSLLRYVSGIGEKMAENIVAYRSENGAFESRNQLKKVPRLGEKAFQQAAAFIRITNAKNPLDNSAVHPEAYGIVEKMAKDLKISVNDLIANKEKISAIPLENYVTDAVGLLSLKDIVKELEKPGLDPRKSAKVFEFDANVKTIRDLRTGMVLPGIVNNITNFGCFVDIGIKESGLVHISQLKEGFVSDVNEVVKLHQHVQVKVTEVDEDRKRIQLSMIL; this is translated from the coding sequence ATGACGAATATAGCGTATATACTAAAGCATGTTTCGACGGCTCCAAAGAACATAGAAAGCACCTTACAACTTTTGGCAGAAGATTGTACGATACCCTTTATTGCCCGTTACCGAAAAGACAAAACCGGGAATCTGGATGAGGTTGTTATCGAACAGATTGCCAAATTAGATGCGGCTTTCGAAGCCATTATTAAACGAAAAGAGGCCATTTTAAAATCCATTGAGGAACAGGAAGCCTTAACACCGGAACTGGAACAAAAGATAAGCAACAGTTTTGACCTGAACGAATTGGAAGATTTTTACCTGCCGTATAAGAAAAAAAGAAAAACCAAAGCCGATGTGGCCCGTGAAAACGGATTGGAACCGCTGGCTAAAATCATCATGGCACAAAATGCAGATGATCTCGATTATATTGCCTCAAAATACCTGAATGACAAAGTAGCAAACGAAGACGAAGCACTTCAGGGTGCGCGCGATATTGTAGCCGAATGGATTAATGAAAACATGTATATCCGTAAAAACCTGCGAAGAATGTTCCAGCGTAAAGCGGTGATCGAAACCAAAGTGATAAAAGCGAAAAAAGACGAAGAAGGAGCCAAAAAATTCGAACAATACTTCGAATGGTCGGAACCGATAACCAAAGCACCGTCACATCGTTTGCTGGCGATGTTACGCGCTGAAAAAGAAGGCTATATCAAATTAAAAGTCGATATCGAACAGGAAGAAGCACTGGAGTTTATCGAAGAGAACATCATTAAAAACAAGAAAGATACCGCTACACATCTCAAAAAAGCAATTGGCGACAGTTATAAAAGATTATTGGAACCGGCAATTTCGAACGAAACTTTACAGGAAGCAAAAGCGAAAGCCGATGCGAGTTCGATTCAGGTATTCGCCGGAAATTTAAACCAGTTGTTACTGGCACCGCCATTGGGTGAAAAACGGATTCTGGCAATCGACCCGGGATTCCGAACCGGATGTAAGGTGGTTTGCCTGGACGAAAAAGGGGATTTGTTGTATAACGAAACCATTTTTCCGCATGCGCCGCAAAATGAAACGGCAATGGCAATGAAAAAAATCCGATCGATGGTCAATTCGTATAAGATCGATGCGATTTCGATCGGAAATGGAACGGCGTCCCGGGAAACGGAATTTTTTATTAAAAAAATAGCTTTCGACAAACCCATACAGGTATTTGTAGTGAGCGAAGCCGGAGCGTCGGTATATTCGGCGTCCAAAATTGCCCGAGACGAATTTCCGAATTACGATGTTACCGTTCGTGGTGCCGTATCGATCGGAAGACGCTTGTCGGATCCGTTGGCCGAACTGGTTAAAATCGACCCGAAATCGATTGGAGTAGGGCAGTACCAACACGATGTGGATCAGACACAATTGAAAAGCGAACTGGACACGGTGGTAACCCGTTGTGTAAACTCCGTTGGAATCAATTTGAATACGGCAAGTAAATCGTTGTTGCGTTATGTGTCCGGAATAGGCGAGAAGATGGCCGAAAACATCGTAGCGTATCGTTCGGAAAATGGTGCTTTCGAAAGTCGGAACCAACTGAAAAAAGTACCGCGATTGGGCGAAAAAGCCTTTCAACAGGCGGCGGCTTTTATCCGAATCACGAATGCCAAAAACCCGTTAGACAATTCGGCAGTACATCCGGAAGCCTACGGAATTGTTGAGAAAATGGCAAAAGACCTTAAAATATCGGTTAACGATTTGATTGCCAATAAAGAAAAAATAAGCGCGATACCATTGGAAAACTATGTCACCGATGCGGTTGGACTATTAAGTTTAAAAGACATTGTAAAAGAATTGGAAAAACCGGGATTGGATCCGAGGAAATCGGCCAAAGTATTCGAATTCGATGCCAATGTTAAAACGATCCGGGATTTGCGCACCGGAATGGTATTACCGGGCATTGTGAACAATATTACCAATTTCGGATGTTTTGTGGATATTGGAATCAAGGAAAGCGGATTGGTTCATATTTCCCAGCTCAAAGAAGGATTTGTGAGCGATGTTAACGAAGTGGTGAAGTTACACCAACACGTACAGGTAAAAGTAACCGAAGTTGACGAAGATCGTAAACGTATACAGTTAAGTATGATACTGTAA
- a CDS encoding DUF1294 domain-containing protein — MQPLFCYVLSMNVFAFVVFGIDKWLAIRQRKRISEKTLLAISFIGGSIGAIGAMLLFRHKTAKPSFLWKFSVLLVLQIGILMCLKQYFER, encoded by the coding sequence ATGCAGCCATTATTCTGTTATGTCCTCAGCATGAATGTATTTGCCTTCGTTGTTTTTGGCATCGATAAATGGCTGGCGATTCGTCAACGAAAACGGATATCCGAAAAAACGTTACTGGCTATTAGTTTTATTGGCGGAAGTATCGGTGCGATCGGTGCGATGCTGCTTTTTCGACATAAAACCGCCAAGCCTTCTTTTTTATGGAAGTTTTCGGTACTATTGGTTTTACAAATCGGAATACTGATGTGTCTTAAACAGTATTTTGAACGTTGA
- a CDS encoding glycosyltransferase family 87 protein: protein MIPNLTKNKFSRFSFLLQTNYIFGLLVAVAALIAIKQYNHGSYNNYSIFKYTFWHLIESKSLYAHYPDEYWDRNHYGPVFALFIAPFALLPDYLGMLLWNVCSVLVFAFGIKSLPLSNNVKAIIALICANELITALLSFQFNIFLTGAILIAFSYTLKNKNGIATFPIISCTMIKLYGIVGLAFFFFTQKKIQFILGLIFWAVVLFVVPMLLSSPKFIIETYVEWFNTLVYKNSSNISLDSYQDISFMGMVRRSLGDPTIPNTPFLIGGVLLFGATYLRIKQFQFLEFRLLLLASTLIFTVIFSSGSESPTYIIAFTGVAIWFMRKSQHSKWEIALLIFAILLTSLSPTDLFPKVARVFIRNHALKALPCIIIWFTIIYEMLTKDFKPKSVTVCEN from the coding sequence TTGATACCGAATCTTACAAAAAATAAGTTTTCCCGGTTTTCTTTCCTGCTACAAACCAACTATATTTTTGGTCTACTTGTGGCAGTAGCGGCTTTAATTGCCATCAAACAGTATAACCACGGCAGTTATAACAACTATTCGATTTTTAAATATACGTTTTGGCATTTAATCGAATCCAAATCGCTTTATGCGCATTATCCCGATGAATATTGGGACCGAAATCACTACGGCCCTGTTTTTGCCTTATTTATCGCTCCTTTTGCGCTATTACCGGATTATCTGGGTATGCTGTTATGGAATGTATGTAGTGTACTTGTTTTTGCTTTCGGAATTAAAAGTTTACCGCTTTCGAATAACGTAAAGGCCATTATCGCACTAATCTGCGCCAATGAGCTGATTACCGCTTTACTAAGTTTTCAGTTTAATATTTTCCTGACGGGTGCTATTCTGATTGCCTTTTCCTATACGCTAAAAAATAAAAACGGAATCGCTACTTTTCCTATTATAAGTTGTACAATGATCAAATTATACGGAATTGTAGGATTGGCATTTTTCTTTTTTACGCAGAAAAAAATACAGTTTATTCTTGGGCTTATTTTTTGGGCTGTAGTACTTTTTGTGGTACCGATGCTTTTGTCATCGCCTAAGTTTATTATCGAAACCTACGTAGAATGGTTCAATACGTTGGTTTATAAAAATTCGTCGAATATCAGTCTGGATTCGTATCAGGATATTTCCTTTATGGGAATGGTTCGACGGTCTTTGGGCGATCCTACTATTCCGAATACTCCGTTTCTAATTGGCGGTGTATTGCTCTTCGGAGCAACCTATCTGAGAATAAAACAATTTCAATTCCTGGAGTTTCGGTTGTTATTACTGGCGTCGACGTTGATTTTTACCGTAATTTTTAGCAGTGGCTCCGAATCGCCTACTTATATCATCGCGTTTACCGGTGTGGCCATCTGGTTTATGCGTAAATCGCAACATTCCAAATGGGAGATCGCATTACTGATTTTTGCGATTTTACTTACATCCTTATCGCCAACAGATTTGTTTCCGAAAGTGGCTCGTGTTTTTATCCGTAATCATGCGTTAAAAGCCTTACCTTGTATTATCATCTGGTTTACAATAATTTATGAAATGCTCACAAAAGATTTCAAACCTAAATCCGTTACCGTATGCGAAAATTAG
- a CDS encoding glycosyltransferase family 2 protein, with the protein MRKLVSIVIPAYNEADNIRNIFTNIHSVFSALPYNWEVIFVDDGSKDETLVTVKELANKYNNAYFLEFSKNFGHQLAVKAGLDNAYGDCVISLDCDAQHPPEIIPEMLQKWEEGFDIVYTIREEDKRLSKAKRSSSNLFYKLVNSLSDIELEAGTADFRLMDRKVVNVFRNFHETEPFLRGLTKWLGFKQYGIRYEPAERFAGTSKYSFKKMVRLALHGVTSFSIKPLYTAVYVGLIMSLLSLLYIPYVVYAFYNHIEVSGWASIIITIVFFGGLQLIMLGIIGIYVGKMFMQTKNRPNYIIRSTNLKDQS; encoded by the coding sequence ATGCGAAAATTAGTCTCTATTGTAATTCCTGCTTATAACGAAGCGGATAATATCCGGAATATCTTTACAAATATTCATTCCGTTTTTAGTGCACTACCGTATAACTGGGAGGTTATTTTTGTGGACGATGGGAGTAAGGATGAAACACTGGTTACCGTAAAAGAACTCGCAAACAAGTATAACAATGCCTATTTTCTGGAGTTTTCCAAGAATTTCGGACATCAACTGGCCGTAAAAGCCGGTTTGGATAATGCCTATGGTGATTGTGTGATTTCATTGGACTGCGATGCGCAACATCCACCGGAAATCATTCCGGAAATGCTTCAAAAATGGGAGGAAGGTTTTGATATTGTCTACACCATTCGGGAAGAAGACAAACGTCTTTCGAAAGCCAAAAGAAGCAGTTCGAATCTTTTTTATAAACTGGTTAATTCCCTTTCGGACATTGAACTCGAAGCCGGTACAGCCGATTTCAGACTGATGGATCGTAAAGTGGTAAATGTATTCCGAAACTTTCATGAAACCGAACCGTTTTTAAGAGGACTTACCAAATGGCTTGGTTTTAAACAATATGGTATCCGCTATGAACCGGCCGAACGTTTTGCCGGTACTAGTAAGTATTCCTTTAAAAAAATGGTCCGCCTGGCCTTACATGGTGTGACTTCGTTTAGTATAAAACCTTTATATACTGCCGTTTATGTAGGATTGATCATGTCGCTGTTATCGCTATTGTATATCCCGTATGTGGTATATGCGTTTTATAATCATATCGAAGTTTCCGGTTGGGCCTCTATTATTATTACCATTGTTTTCTTTGGCGGTTTACAACTTATCATGCTGGGAATCATTGGTATTTATGTCGGTAAGATGTTTATGCAAACCAAAAACCGACCGAATTATATTATCCGTTCTACCAATTTAAAAGATCAGTCATGA
- a CDS encoding polysaccharide deacetylase family protein, translating into MILLSFDIEEFDMPFEYGKDISFDDQIQLSIAGSHSILDILQKHQVKATFFSTATFAIHAPEIIERIKTEGHELASHTYYHSNFEVSHLKESKDKLEELSGMTVTGFRMPRMMPVDEKEVAKAGYVYNSSINPTYLPGRYNNLHISRTYYTKDNVLQIPASVSPLVRFPLFWLSFHNLPLGLYSRIAKWTYKKDKYLNIYFHPWEFTDLDDFERFGFPGYVRKNTGVKMENRLDQFISNMKKSKLPFGTFQEFVKGIVTPDRF; encoded by the coding sequence ATGATTTTATTAAGTTTTGATATTGAAGAATTCGACATGCCGTTCGAATACGGAAAAGACATCTCATTCGACGATCAGATTCAATTGTCCATTGCCGGTTCTCATTCGATTCTGGATATTTTGCAAAAACATCAGGTAAAAGCGACGTTTTTTAGTACGGCCACTTTTGCGATTCATGCACCCGAAATTATCGAACGTATCAAAACGGAAGGGCATGAACTGGCGTCACATACGTATTACCATTCCAATTTTGAAGTTTCGCATTTAAAGGAATCCAAAGACAAACTGGAAGAATTGTCCGGTATGACCGTGACCGGTTTCCGAATGCCGCGTATGATGCCGGTAGACGAAAAAGAAGTCGCCAAAGCCGGTTATGTGTATAACAGTTCGATCAATCCAACGTATCTTCCCGGAAGGTATAACAACCTGCATATTTCCCGGACGTATTATACAAAAGACAACGTGTTACAGATTCCGGCTTCGGTGAGTCCATTGGTACGGTTTCCGCTTTTCTGGTTGTCGTTTCACAATCTTCCGTTGGGTTTGTACAGCCGCATTGCCAAATGGACCTATAAAAAAGATAAGTACCTCAACATTTATTTCCACCCGTGGGAGTTTACCGATCTGGACGATTTCGAACGTTTTGGATTCCCGGGTTATGTCCGTAAAAACACCGGCGTAAAAATGGAAAACCGACTGGATCAGTTTATTTCCAATATGAAAAAAAGCAAATTGCCGTTTGGAACTTTTCAGGAGTTTGTTAAAGGTATCGTTACACCTGACAGGTTTTAA
- the rpiB gene encoding ribose 5-phosphate isomerase B yields MRISIGNDHAGPDYKQAILKHLEAQGHTVTNHGTDTFDSVDYPDFGHPVALDVTEGRADFGIVICGSGNGIAITVNKHQGIRAALCWTKEIAALARQHNDANIISIPARFTSIQQTIEMVDTFLATAFEGGRHANRVNKIPVCQ; encoded by the coding sequence ATGAGAATTTCAATTGGGAACGACCATGCCGGTCCGGACTATAAACAAGCGATTTTAAAACATCTGGAAGCCCAGGGACATACGGTAACGAATCATGGGACAGACACTTTCGACAGTGTGGATTATCCCGATTTCGGTCACCCGGTTGCATTGGATGTGACAGAAGGAAGAGCCGATTTTGGTATTGTGATCTGCGGAAGCGGAAACGGTATCGCGATTACGGTAAACAAACACCAGGGAATCCGTGCGGCATTGTGCTGGACAAAAGAAATTGCGGCTTTGGCACGTCAGCATAACGATGCGAATATTATCAGTATTCCGGCGCGATTTACGTCAATCCAACAGACAATCGAGATGGTCGATACCTTTTTAGCAACCGCTTTTGAAGGTGGACGTCATGCGAATCGTGTGAATAAAATCCCGGTTTGTCAATAG
- a CDS encoding DUF2007 domain-containing protein, with protein sequence MNEFVTVAVFDYPHEIAVLKHLLEQQEIRYFFENETMMNIAPMYSQALGGIKLKVHPDDIEAVRAILKKLNDDSNLKIV encoded by the coding sequence ATGAATGAATTTGTTACGGTAGCCGTTTTTGATTATCCGCACGAAATTGCCGTGCTAAAGCATTTATTGGAACAACAGGAAATCCGTTATTTTTTTGAAAATGAGACGATGATGAACATTGCACCGATGTATTCGCAGGCTTTGGGAGGGATTAAACTAAAAGTACATCCGGATGATATTGAGGCGGTACGCGCGATTCTGAAAAAATTAAATGACGATTCCAATTTAAAAATTGTTTAA